A window of the Brumimicrobium sp. genome harbors these coding sequences:
- a CDS encoding T9SS type A sorting domain-containing protein has translation MKRLFNPYFLLMVLFVMATSYGFSQRKLVEAEYFIDADPGEGSGISVIASDGNIDNAVESLFKNGISVGAVGLHTFNIRVKDDQGDWGPIFKTVFYAASTLTKRNIKVSQAELFWDADPGEGNGTTVLAFDGNFSDAVEVLAATIYTLPSVGVHTMNIRVKDVQGTWGPIFTSVINITNSMVIRTPKITVAEMFFDSDPGEGNGTTVLAYDGNFNNAIEALTSTIFTLPTVGVHSMGIRVKDAQGIWGPVFTTVLNITSPLVKRNPKVTLAELYWDTDPGEGSGTPLLAFDGNFNDAIEALTVSNLTIPGTGIHTLNVRVSDGSNWGPVFTTLMNITSPLVLRDIKITAGEYFWDTDPGQGNGSPLLAFDGNFNDAIESLSESGGSLPAYGVHLFNVRVKDAQNNWGPVFKTIIDITTPLALRGIKVKKAEFFFDNDPGQGNGNPLLAFDGNFDNVIEDLHQSWAYIPDTGLHVLNVRVEDFNGNWGPTFKTVVKVEPCLAHPTIAITPSSTQLICPGDEVNFSADAGFSSYTWFKGGTIVGTGQTFDADTSGFYRVYAVDNDGCGVFSDFTEVKISYYDASITANGPTTFCQGGNVVLTAASGATSYLWNTGATTQGINVASSGTYVVTVSNGNCLGTDTVNVVVNPNPSTPVITANGATSFCAGGDVDLTCITPAAAYSWSTNEYTQTITASSQGTYTVTIFDANNCKSTSSINVSIFPNPISSVSGNVNICQGDDAQLFVNGGSSYVWSPAVGLSDPTISNPIANPSSSTQYKVVVTGIGGCVDSATVNVFVNPAPIVTASVSATTLCTTESLQLSASPNGATSYVWTGPGGYYSTSQNPMIPSVNSSHNGTFSVTAYYPSGCYTTGSVSVTVNPGPTAYVSANKTDFCVGEDLNLSVLPNGMTYSWVGPNGFMSTDQNPSITGLDGSNDGAYVVTVDNGLCSSTATIQINVAGSISVNASSNLTTLCTGNTLHLTASASGATVFSWTGPNGFTSSQQNPSFVTSSASQSGIYTVVASNTAGCSVSSSVNVTVNPSPTAFASIGSPTICSGEDIELFALPNGLSYAWTGPNGFTSTDQNPVILNATGANQGSYTLVVDNGSCNAISSVSVIVNTSPTITAGVNSSNVCEGSVLSFTATPSGGTSYLWTGPNGFNSSNQNPIINATNANHSGKYVVTVENSFGCKAKDSVTVTVHNAIAPSISANFTDICEGQTLSLVGLPSGMSSYSWVGPNGYTSSSPAPNITGILPTQQGKYFVTMTNGICTATDSIQITVKATPTIFATANDNTLCEGSVLILSATTNSGTSFSWTGPNSFASLDQYPSFASVSMANAGTYSVTTTHPNGCQATDDITIIISPVPNVSIWANSLTLCEDETLKLYSGPDSMYSYDWTGPDGYNISTQNPQLSSLQFAHQGMYVVTVSDSICSASDSLYVTIKSLPEIHATANNTLLCEGSVLNLSASPSGAVSYEWNGPNAFNANTQNTTLTAVIPTNSGDYIVTAYNSDGCYNSDTIAISVVNGIQAIISTDASVCEKTDIELFGLPNGMVSYQWSGPDGFTSSDQDPIIAAVGMAANGIYSLTVSSDVCSSTTNYTVTVKPAPNTSVTQIGSVLNADLNNANYQWVSCDNAFESIVGATSQTYTATENADFAVIIVYDGCVDTSDCYSITGLGLEELSLDGWGIYPNPNNGTFYITANKEAVFELHDMNGKLVAVYDAKTYPQEVKLEVEPGMYFVREKESGETKKVIIK, from the coding sequence ATGAAACGATTGTTTAATCCATACTTTCTGCTGATGGTGCTATTTGTTATGGCTACCAGCTACGGATTTTCTCAGCGAAAACTCGTGGAAGCAGAGTATTTTATCGATGCTGACCCAGGTGAAGGGAGTGGTATTTCGGTAATAGCAAGTGATGGAAATATAGACAATGCAGTTGAATCATTATTTAAAAATGGGATTTCTGTTGGAGCGGTCGGCTTACACACGTTTAACATTCGTGTAAAAGATGACCAAGGCGATTGGGGGCCTATTTTTAAGACTGTATTTTATGCAGCGTCTACACTTACTAAACGTAATATCAAAGTCTCTCAGGCAGAATTGTTCTGGGATGCCGATCCAGGAGAAGGAAATGGTACAACTGTACTGGCTTTCGATGGGAATTTTAGTGATGCCGTCGAAGTACTTGCAGCTACTATTTATACACTTCCTTCAGTTGGAGTTCACACCATGAATATCCGTGTAAAGGATGTGCAAGGAACTTGGGGACCAATATTTACTTCAGTCATAAATATTACCAATTCCATGGTAATACGAACTCCTAAAATAACTGTTGCTGAAATGTTCTTTGATAGTGACCCAGGAGAGGGGAATGGTACTACAGTATTGGCTTATGATGGAAATTTCAACAATGCTATCGAAGCCTTAACTTCTACTATATTCACACTTCCAACAGTTGGTGTACACTCTATGGGTATCCGTGTGAAAGATGCGCAAGGAATCTGGGGTCCTGTTTTTACCACAGTGTTAAATATTACGAGTCCGCTTGTGAAACGTAATCCAAAAGTAACATTAGCTGAGTTATATTGGGATACTGATCCAGGAGAGGGTAGTGGTACTCCATTATTAGCTTTTGATGGTAATTTCAATGACGCTATTGAGGCCTTGACTGTATCTAACCTGACTATTCCAGGAACAGGTATTCATACATTGAATGTTCGTGTGAGTGACGGTAGTAATTGGGGTCCTGTTTTTACCACATTGATGAATATTACATCTCCTTTGGTATTGAGAGACATAAAAATTACTGCCGGCGAATATTTTTGGGATACAGACCCAGGACAAGGTAATGGTTCACCGTTGTTAGCTTTTGATGGGAATTTCAATGATGCAATTGAATCATTGTCAGAATCAGGAGGAAGCTTACCTGCTTATGGTGTTCATTTATTTAATGTTCGTGTCAAGGATGCTCAAAATAATTGGGGCCCTGTTTTTAAAACGATTATTGATATAACTACGCCATTGGCTTTACGTGGAATTAAAGTGAAGAAAGCAGAGTTCTTCTTTGATAATGATCCAGGACAAGGTAACGGAAATCCTTTATTGGCATTTGATGGTAATTTTGATAATGTCATTGAAGACCTTCATCAGTCATGGGCATATATCCCTGATACAGGCTTACATGTTTTAAATGTGCGTGTAGAAGACTTTAATGGGAATTGGGGACCTACCTTTAAAACAGTAGTTAAAGTAGAGCCATGTTTAGCACATCCAACTATTGCGATTACACCTAGTTCCACTCAGTTAATTTGTCCGGGTGATGAGGTGAATTTCTCAGCAGATGCTGGATTTTCGTCTTATACTTGGTTTAAGGGTGGAACAATAGTAGGAACAGGTCAGACATTTGATGCTGATACTTCTGGTTTCTATCGTGTTTACGCTGTGGATAATGACGGTTGTGGTGTATTCTCAGACTTTACTGAGGTAAAGATTAGCTATTATGATGCTTCAATTACGGCAAATGGTCCAACTACTTTCTGTCAAGGAGGTAATGTTGTGTTAACTGCTGCAAGTGGTGCTACTTCCTATTTATGGAACACAGGTGCTACTACTCAAGGTATTAATGTAGCTTCCTCAGGAACGTATGTAGTAACTGTTTCAAATGGAAATTGCTTAGGTACAGATACGGTTAATGTAGTAGTAAATCCTAATCCAAGTACTCCTGTGATTACGGCTAATGGAGCTACTTCATTTTGTGCTGGAGGTGACGTAGATTTGACTTGTATTACACCAGCAGCTGCTTATTCTTGGAGTACCAATGAATATACACAGACTATTACTGCTAGTAGTCAAGGTACATATACAGTTACCATATTTGATGCAAATAATTGTAAGAGCACTTCTAGTATCAATGTTTCTATATTCCCTAACCCAATTTCAAGTGTTAGTGGTAACGTGAATATTTGTCAGGGAGATGATGCGCAATTATTTGTAAATGGTGGTTCTTCTTATGTATGGTCGCCTGCAGTTGGTTTAAGTGATCCAACTATTTCAAATCCAATTGCTAATCCTTCTTCTTCTACACAATACAAAGTTGTGGTAACTGGAATAGGAGGATGTGTAGATTCGGCTACTGTAAATGTATTTGTGAATCCAGCTCCAATAGTGACAGCCTCTGTAAGTGCAACTACTTTATGTACAACAGAGTCTCTTCAACTATCTGCCTCTCCTAACGGAGCGACATCTTATGTGTGGACTGGCCCAGGAGGATATTACAGTACGAGTCAGAATCCAATGATTCCTTCAGTAAATAGTTCACATAATGGAACGTTTTCGGTTACAGCTTACTATCCTTCTGGTTGTTATACAACTGGTTCAGTAAGTGTAACGGTAAATCCAGGACCAACAGCGTATGTTTCGGCTAACAAAACCGACTTCTGTGTGGGTGAGGATTTGAATCTTTCAGTGCTACCTAATGGAATGACTTATTCTTGGGTAGGACCAAATGGATTTATGAGTACAGATCAAAATCCAAGTATCACTGGTCTAGATGGTTCAAATGATGGAGCGTATGTCGTAACAGTTGATAATGGATTGTGTAGTTCTACTGCAACTATTCAAATCAATGTGGCAGGTTCAATATCAGTTAATGCGAGTTCCAATCTAACTACTTTATGTACAGGAAATACTTTACACTTAACTGCTTCTGCAAGTGGTGCAACAGTATTTAGTTGGACAGGTCCGAATGGATTTACAAGCTCTCAACAGAACCCTAGTTTTGTTACGAGTTCTGCGAGTCAAAGCGGTATTTATACTGTAGTAGCTTCCAATACTGCCGGATGTTCTGTATCTAGTAGTGTAAATGTAACGGTGAATCCTTCACCAACTGCATTTGCTTCTATTGGTAGTCCAACAATCTGCTCAGGAGAAGATATTGAATTATTTGCTTTGCCAAATGGTTTGAGTTATGCTTGGACAGGTCCGAATGGATTTACGAGTACAGATCAAAATCCAGTTATCCTAAATGCTACAGGAGCTAATCAAGGTTCTTATACATTGGTAGTGGATAATGGTTCTTGTAATGCTATTAGTTCAGTTTCCGTAATTGTAAACACATCACCAACCATTACTGCAGGTGTTAATTCATCAAATGTATGTGAGGGAAGTGTGTTAAGCTTTACAGCAACTCCTAGTGGGGGTACATCTTACTTATGGACAGGTCCAAATGGATTTAATAGTTCTAATCAAAATCCGATTATTAATGCAACAAATGCAAATCATAGCGGAAAATATGTGGTAACTGTTGAAAATTCATTTGGTTGTAAGGCAAAAGACTCTGTTACTGTAACAGTACATAATGCTATAGCTCCATCTATCTCAGCTAATTTCACAGATATCTGTGAAGGACAAACTTTAAGTTTAGTTGGATTGCCAAGTGGTATGTCATCTTATAGTTGGGTAGGTCCAAATGGTTATACAAGCAGTAGTCCTGCACCAAATATTACAGGAATTTTACCAACACAACAAGGTAAATATTTTGTAACCATGACTAATGGTATTTGTACTGCAACAGATTCTATCCAGATTACAGTAAAAGCAACACCAACTATTTTTGCGACGGCAAATGATAATACGCTTTGTGAAGGAAGTGTATTGATTTTATCCGCTACAACGAATAGTGGAACTAGCTTTAGTTGGACAGGACCAAATAGTTTTGCTAGTTTGGATCAATATCCAAGTTTTGCTTCTGTTTCTATGGCAAATGCAGGTACTTATTCTGTTACAACGACACACCCAAATGGGTGTCAGGCAACAGATGATATTACCATTATCATTAGTCCAGTACCAAATGTTTCAATTTGGGCAAATAGCTTGACACTTTGTGAAGATGAGACATTGAAATTGTATTCTGGACCAGATAGCATGTATTCGTATGATTGGACAGGACCAGATGGATACAATATATCTACTCAAAATCCACAGTTGTCTAGCCTACAGTTTGCGCATCAAGGTATGTATGTAGTAACAGTTAGTGATAGTATTTGTAGTGCTTCAGATTCTCTTTATGTGACAATTAAGTCACTACCAGAGATTCATGCAACAGCGAATAACACTTTGTTATGTGAAGGAAGTGTATTGAATTTAAGTGCCAGTCCATCTGGAGCAGTTAGCTATGAATGGAATGGACCAAATGCATTTAACGCAAATACACAAAACACTACATTAACAGCAGTGATACCAACAAATAGTGGTGATTATATTGTTACAGCATATAATTCAGATGGTTGTTATAACAGTGACACCATTGCTATTTCTGTGGTAAATGGAATTCAAGCAATTATCTCAACTGACGCTTCCGTTTGTGAAAAAACAGACATTGAATTGTTTGGTTTACCGAATGGTATGGTGAGTTACCAATGGTCAGGTCCGGATGGATTTACTAGTTCAGACCAAGACCCGATAATAGCTGCTGTAGGAATGGCTGCAAATGGTATATACTCTTTGACAGTGTCTTCAGACGTATGTAGTTCTACAACAAACTATACCGTTACAGTGAAGCCAGCACCAAATACATCTGTCACTCAGATTGGTTCAGTATTAAATGCAGATTTAAATAATGCTAATTATCAATGGGTAAGCTGTGATAATGCATTTGAATCAATTGTTGGCGCAACAAGTCAAACATATACAGCAACTGAGAATGCAGATTTTGCGGTTATAATAGTATATGACGGTTGTGTAGATACTTCTGATTGTTATTCTATTACAGGATTAGGATTAGAAGAGCTATCATTGGATGGTTGGGGTATTTATCCAAATCCAAACAATGGTACATTCTACATTACAGCCAATAAAGAAGCTGTTTTTGAATTACATGATATGAATGGCAAACTCGTAGCTGTTTACGATGCAAAAACATATCCACAAGAGGTGAAACTAGAGGTGGAACCTGGAATGTATTTTGTGCGTGAAAAAGAAAGCGGGGAAACCAAGAAAGTAATCATTAAATAG
- a CDS encoding DUF3109 family protein — translation MLIQIGDKIVTDELFTRKFMCDLNKCKGACCVEGEDGAPVTTDEIKIIEELLPKIKPYMIPEGIEKVEKDGVAHADKDGDMVTNLVSNGACAFVFYDERGIAKCAIEKAYRNGDINWKKPISCELFPIRAKKFPEFTALNYEEIDICKPGCILGEKMNIPLYQFLKDAIIRAYGEEFYQELDKVFLEIQKEENE, via the coding sequence ATGTTAATACAAATTGGAGATAAAATAGTAACAGATGAGCTTTTCACACGAAAGTTCATGTGTGATTTGAATAAATGTAAAGGTGCTTGCTGTGTAGAAGGAGAGGATGGAGCACCGGTAACAACAGATGAAATCAAAATCATAGAAGAGCTATTACCGAAAATAAAACCCTATATGATTCCAGAAGGGATTGAGAAGGTAGAGAAAGATGGAGTGGCTCATGCTGATAAAGATGGTGATATGGTTACTAATCTCGTGAGTAATGGGGCATGTGCTTTTGTTTTTTATGATGAGAGAGGAATAGCTAAATGTGCTATTGAGAAAGCATATCGCAATGGAGATATTAATTGGAAAAAACCTATTTCATGTGAACTTTTCCCTATTCGAGCCAAGAAGTTCCCTGAATTTACTGCCTTGAATTATGAAGAAATTGACATATGTAAACCTGGCTGTATTTTGGGCGAAAAGATGAATATCCCTTTATACCAATTCTTAAAAGATGCTATCATACGTGCTTATGGAGAAGAATTCTATCAGGAGTTAGATAAAGTATTCCTAGAAATTCAAAAAGAAGAGAACGAATAA
- a CDS encoding class I SAM-dependent methyltransferase codes for MIPKIYSNNWADYELIDAGFNKKLERWGKVITIRPELQAYFPPALSAKEWKEKAHLEFIEKSSTNGEWKLLKSLPTGDWKIHFQGLSFLLERTKFKHVGLFPEQATNWELISDFLQPGMKMLNLFAYTGAASVVGRNTGAEVTHVDSVKQLITWAKYNMEDSGLSDIRWIHEDALKFAQKEEKRGNTYDLIVMDPPAWGVGTKNEKWKLEDQLEFLIESAAILLKQDGLLILNTYSPKITLEEIQEYAEPYFRKIELAELWKKTTTGKELFYGFLLRAYK; via the coding sequence ATGATTCCAAAAATTTATAGTAACAACTGGGCCGATTATGAACTGATCGATGCTGGATTTAATAAAAAACTAGAGCGTTGGGGCAAAGTAATTACCATTCGCCCTGAATTACAGGCATATTTCCCCCCAGCTTTATCTGCTAAAGAGTGGAAAGAGAAGGCTCATCTTGAATTTATTGAGAAAAGTTCAACTAATGGAGAATGGAAATTGCTCAAATCTCTACCGACAGGTGATTGGAAAATTCACTTTCAAGGATTAAGTTTTTTACTTGAACGAACAAAATTTAAACACGTTGGTCTTTTTCCGGAGCAAGCAACAAATTGGGAACTTATATCCGATTTCTTACAGCCTGGAATGAAGATGCTTAATCTTTTTGCATATACAGGAGCTGCTTCTGTTGTAGGTAGGAATACAGGAGCTGAAGTTACGCATGTAGATTCAGTTAAGCAGCTAATTACTTGGGCTAAGTATAATATGGAGGATTCAGGATTATCTGATATTCGTTGGATACATGAGGATGCTCTTAAATTTGCTCAGAAAGAAGAGAAGAGGGGAAATACCTATGATTTAATTGTTATGGATCCACCTGCTTGGGGAGTTGGAACAAAAAATGAAAAATGGAAACTCGAAGACCAATTGGAATTTTTGATTGAATCGGCAGCTATTCTTCTTAAACAAGATGGTTTGCTAATTTTAAATACCTACTCACCCAAAATTACATTAGAAGAAATTCAAGAATATGCTGAACCTTATTTTCGCAAAATTGAATTGGCAGAATTGTGGAAAAAAACTACTACGGGAAAAGAATTATTTTATGGCTTTTTGTTAAGGGCATATAAATAA
- a CDS encoding YbjN domain-containing protein codes for MIFDTATAFLIEQSITELGVDAALCRGDKDGQWTLTYKGSTVYIDLFSFPEKPNQFYFQVMSPLMKVPDRNKEAIYLNLLTINFELYGCSICVKGEWMYMMSLREADNLDKSEIDATIDRIAFYSADYYSKLLFKYEGSWDSKPTDSMPNNN; via the coding sequence ATGATTTTTGATACTGCTACTGCATTCCTGATTGAACAAAGTATCACTGAATTAGGGGTTGATGCAGCTTTGTGTCGGGGAGATAAAGATGGTCAGTGGACACTAACGTACAAAGGCTCTACAGTCTATATTGATTTATTTTCTTTTCCAGAAAAGCCTAATCAATTTTATTTCCAAGTAATGAGTCCATTGATGAAAGTTCCCGATAGAAATAAAGAAGCAATTTATTTGAACCTTTTAACTATTAACTTTGAATTGTATGGTTGTTCTATTTGTGTAAAAGGAGAATGGATGTATATGATGAGTTTGCGTGAGGCTGATAATTTAGATAAGAGTGAGATTGATGCAACTATTGATCGTATAGCATTTTACTCAGCTGATTATTATAGTAAATTATTGTTCAAATACGAGGGATCTTGGGATTCTAAGCCAACGGATTCAATGCCAAATAATAATTGA